The genomic interval CAAAACCTGGTCCTGGTCCGAGGCGCCCGCTGCCTTGATCGGGTTAACGCTCTTCCTGGGTGCGCTGTTCTACAAGCTGGCTCTGTTCCCACTGCATTTCTGGTGCCCGGACGTTTACGAGGGAGCATCCAATGAAACCGCGGCTTTCGTGGCAACGCTGCCCAAGCTGGGCGCAGTGGTGGTTCTGGTCCGTCTTTCCACGCTGCTGGATCCGAGCATGGAGGTAACCATGCTTCTGGCCGTGCTGGCCGCGGTGTCCATGACGTTCGGCAACCTCTCGGCTTTGGTCCAGAATGATCTGAAACGTCTCCTGGGGTACTCCTCGGTGTCCCACGCCGGATATGTGATGCTGGGCATTGTGGCCGGGACCGCCGCTGGACTGGCCGCTGCCGCGTTTTATGCCGTAGTGTATCTGCTGATGAATCTGGCCTGTTTTTGGGTGATTTGCCGCCTTTCCACGGACGGCCGTAACCTCAAACTGGACGATTTAAATGGCTTGTATCAACGGTCACCAGGCTTGGCCCTGGTTCTTGCCGTCTCCGCCTTTGCCTTGGTGGGGCTGCCGCCCACTGCCGGGTTCATGGGCAAGCTGTTCCTGCTGAACTCCGCCTGGATGGAAGGCTACCACTGGCTGGTGATCATCGCCGTGCTCAACTCGGCCATCGCCATCTACTACTATCTCAATTTGGTTCGCCACGCGTATACCCGTGAAGCGCCGGTTACGGCATCTGGTGAGGTTCAGGCCGTACCCAACCCAGGTTTGCTCTGGGGCGGACTGCTCGCAGCCGCTGTGCTCTGGCTGGGAGTGGCGCCGGCTACCTTGTTCTCATTCGCTCAACTCGCTGGAGCCGCGGCTGGTGGCGTTCTTCCTTAGCCTTAGCCTTAGCCTTGGTCATGGATATGATCAGGGCCTGCGCCTGCTGACGCCTTTTTCGAGATATTCGAGAAGGGCGTCTATTTTTTGTGATTTTTAACATTTTGATTTTTATGGTGAAAATATTTTCTTTTAAATTTCTGAATTTTTTTGTTGACAGTTGCCGGGTGTTCTTTTAGATAC from Desulfonatronum thioautotrophicum carries:
- a CDS encoding NADH-quinone oxidoreductase subunit N, with protein sequence MIFQIELFIPELYLLALIGGLFVLTVGPQSWWRFLRYLPLAAGVGIGVAALSFQFSGLMLYGAYQVDGLSQFFKLAIFLGLAVTCLNALNQPTLSEEKRPDYFLFLCLSALGLMLLSSAVELVTIFLALELASYSLYALIPLRSKEPAAAEAGIKYILFGAVVTALAMYGLSYILGVHHTTYLSELMTKTWSWSEAPAALIGLTLFLGALFYKLALFPLHFWCPDVYEGASNETAAFVATLPKLGAVVVLVRLSTLLDPSMEVTMLLAVLAAVSMTFGNLSALVQNDLKRLLGYSSVSHAGYVMLGIVAGTAAGLAAAAFYAVVYLLMNLACFWVICRLSTDGRNLKLDDLNGLYQRSPGLALVLAVSAFALVGLPPTAGFMGKLFLLNSAWMEGYHWLVIIAVLNSAIAIYYYLNLVRHAYTREAPVTASGEVQAVPNPGLLWGGLLAAAVLWLGVAPATLFSFAQLAGAAAGGVLP